In one Macaca fascicularis isolate 582-1 chromosome 6, T2T-MFA8v1.1 genomic region, the following are encoded:
- the TNFAIP8 gene encoding tumor necrosis factor alpha-induced protein 8 isoform X4 codes for MHTHVATDVFNSKNLAVQAQKKILGKMVSKSIATTLIDDTSSEVLDELYRVTREYTQNKKEAEKIIKNLIKTVIKLAILYRNNQFNQDELALMEKFKKKVHQLAMTVVSFHQVDYTFDRNVLSRLLNECREMLHQIIQRHLTAKSHGRVNNVFDHFSDCDFLAALYNPFGNFKPHLQKLCDGINKMLDEENI; via the coding sequence tGGCCACAGATGTCTTTAATTCCAAAAACCTGGCCGTTCAGGCACAAAAGAAGATCTTGGGTAAAATGGTGTCCAAATCCATTGCCACCACCTTAATAGATGACACGAGTAGTGAGGTGCTGGATGAGCTCTACAGAGTGACCAGGGAGTACACCCAAAAcaagaaggaggcagagaagaTCATCAAGAACCTTATCAAGACGGTCATCAAGCTGGCCATTCTTTACAGGAATAATCAGTTTAATCAAGATGAGCTAGCACTGATGGAGAAATTTAAGAAGAAAGTTCATCAACTTGCTATGACCGTGGTCAGTTTCCACCAGGTGGATTATACCTTTGACCGGAATGTGTTATCCAGGCTGTTAAATGAATGCAGAGAGATGCTGCACCAAATCATTCAGCGTCACCTCACTGCCAAGTCACATGGACGGGTTAATAATGTCTTTGATCATTTTTCAGATTGTGACTTTTTGGCTGCCTTGTATAATCCTTTTGGGAATTTTAAACCTCACTTACAAAAACTATGTGATGGTATCAACAAAATGTTGGATGAAGAGAACATATGA
- the TNFAIP8 gene encoding tumor necrosis factor alpha-induced protein 8 isoform X2, with translation MHSEAEEFKEVATDVFNSKNLAVQAQKKILGKMVSKSIATTLIDDTSSEVLDELYRVTREYTQNKKEAEKIIKNLIKTVIKLAILYRNNQFNQDELALMEKFKKKVHQLAMTVVSFHQVDYTFDRNVLSRLLNECREMLHQIIQRHLTAKSHGRVNNVFDHFSDCDFLAALYNPFGNFKPHLQKLCDGINKMLDEENI, from the coding sequence tGGCCACAGATGTCTTTAATTCCAAAAACCTGGCCGTTCAGGCACAAAAGAAGATCTTGGGTAAAATGGTGTCCAAATCCATTGCCACCACCTTAATAGATGACACGAGTAGTGAGGTGCTGGATGAGCTCTACAGAGTGACCAGGGAGTACACCCAAAAcaagaaggaggcagagaagaTCATCAAGAACCTTATCAAGACGGTCATCAAGCTGGCCATTCTTTACAGGAATAATCAGTTTAATCAAGATGAGCTAGCACTGATGGAGAAATTTAAGAAGAAAGTTCATCAACTTGCTATGACCGTGGTCAGTTTCCACCAGGTGGATTATACCTTTGACCGGAATGTGTTATCCAGGCTGTTAAATGAATGCAGAGAGATGCTGCACCAAATCATTCAGCGTCACCTCACTGCCAAGTCACATGGACGGGTTAATAATGTCTTTGATCATTTTTCAGATTGTGACTTTTTGGCTGCCTTGTATAATCCTTTTGGGAATTTTAAACCTCACTTACAAAAACTATGTGATGGTATCAACAAAATGTTGGATGAAGAGAACATATGA
- the TNFAIP8 gene encoding tumor necrosis factor alpha-induced protein 8 isoform X6: MVSKSIATTLIDDTSSEVLDELYRVTREYTQNKKEAEKIIKNLIKTVIKLAILYRNNQFNQDELALMEKFKKKVHQLAMTVVSFHQVDYTFDRNVLSRLLNECREMLHQIIQRHLTAKSHGRVNNVFDHFSDCDFLAALYNPFGNFKPHLQKLCDGINKMLDEENI; this comes from the coding sequence ATGGTGTCCAAATCCATTGCCACCACCTTAATAGATGACACGAGTAGTGAGGTGCTGGATGAGCTCTACAGAGTGACCAGGGAGTACACCCAAAAcaagaaggaggcagagaagaTCATCAAGAACCTTATCAAGACGGTCATCAAGCTGGCCATTCTTTACAGGAATAATCAGTTTAATCAAGATGAGCTAGCACTGATGGAGAAATTTAAGAAGAAAGTTCATCAACTTGCTATGACCGTGGTCAGTTTCCACCAGGTGGATTATACCTTTGACCGGAATGTGTTATCCAGGCTGTTAAATGAATGCAGAGAGATGCTGCACCAAATCATTCAGCGTCACCTCACTGCCAAGTCACATGGACGGGTTAATAATGTCTTTGATCATTTTTCAGATTGTGACTTTTTGGCTGCCTTGTATAATCCTTTTGGGAATTTTAAACCTCACTTACAAAAACTATGTGATGGTATCAACAAAATGTTGGATGAAGAGAACATATGA
- the TNFAIP8 gene encoding tumor necrosis factor alpha-induced protein 8 isoform X5, translated as MATDVFNSKNLAVQAQKKILGKMVSKSIATTLIDDTSSEVLDELYRVTREYTQNKKEAEKIIKNLIKTVIKLAILYRNNQFNQDELALMEKFKKKVHQLAMTVVSFHQVDYTFDRNVLSRLLNECREMLHQIIQRHLTAKSHGRVNNVFDHFSDCDFLAALYNPFGNFKPHLQKLCDGINKMLDEENI; from the coding sequence tGGCCACAGATGTCTTTAATTCCAAAAACCTGGCCGTTCAGGCACAAAAGAAGATCTTGGGTAAAATGGTGTCCAAATCCATTGCCACCACCTTAATAGATGACACGAGTAGTGAGGTGCTGGATGAGCTCTACAGAGTGACCAGGGAGTACACCCAAAAcaagaaggaggcagagaagaTCATCAAGAACCTTATCAAGACGGTCATCAAGCTGGCCATTCTTTACAGGAATAATCAGTTTAATCAAGATGAGCTAGCACTGATGGAGAAATTTAAGAAGAAAGTTCATCAACTTGCTATGACCGTGGTCAGTTTCCACCAGGTGGATTATACCTTTGACCGGAATGTGTTATCCAGGCTGTTAAATGAATGCAGAGAGATGCTGCACCAAATCATTCAGCGTCACCTCACTGCCAAGTCACATGGACGGGTTAATAATGTCTTTGATCATTTTTCAGATTGTGACTTTTTGGCTGCCTTGTATAATCCTTTTGGGAATTTTAAACCTCACTTACAAAAACTATGTGATGGTATCAACAAAATGTTGGATGAAGAGAACATATGA
- the TNFAIP8 gene encoding tumor necrosis factor alpha-induced protein 8 isoform X1 has protein sequence MQPRGAADLDVIHNVKVATDVFNSKNLAVQAQKKILGKMVSKSIATTLIDDTSSEVLDELYRVTREYTQNKKEAEKIIKNLIKTVIKLAILYRNNQFNQDELALMEKFKKKVHQLAMTVVSFHQVDYTFDRNVLSRLLNECREMLHQIIQRHLTAKSHGRVNNVFDHFSDCDFLAALYNPFGNFKPHLQKLCDGINKMLDEENI, from the coding sequence tGGCCACAGATGTCTTTAATTCCAAAAACCTGGCCGTTCAGGCACAAAAGAAGATCTTGGGTAAAATGGTGTCCAAATCCATTGCCACCACCTTAATAGATGACACGAGTAGTGAGGTGCTGGATGAGCTCTACAGAGTGACCAGGGAGTACACCCAAAAcaagaaggaggcagagaagaTCATCAAGAACCTTATCAAGACGGTCATCAAGCTGGCCATTCTTTACAGGAATAATCAGTTTAATCAAGATGAGCTAGCACTGATGGAGAAATTTAAGAAGAAAGTTCATCAACTTGCTATGACCGTGGTCAGTTTCCACCAGGTGGATTATACCTTTGACCGGAATGTGTTATCCAGGCTGTTAAATGAATGCAGAGAGATGCTGCACCAAATCATTCAGCGTCACCTCACTGCCAAGTCACATGGACGGGTTAATAATGTCTTTGATCATTTTTCAGATTGTGACTTTTTGGCTGCCTTGTATAATCCTTTTGGGAATTTTAAACCTCACTTACAAAAACTATGTGATGGTATCAACAAAATGTTGGATGAAGAGAACATATGA
- the TNFAIP8 gene encoding tumor necrosis factor alpha-induced protein 8 isoform X3, whose product MLKLVATDVFNSKNLAVQAQKKILGKMVSKSIATTLIDDTSSEVLDELYRVTREYTQNKKEAEKIIKNLIKTVIKLAILYRNNQFNQDELALMEKFKKKVHQLAMTVVSFHQVDYTFDRNVLSRLLNECREMLHQIIQRHLTAKSHGRVNNVFDHFSDCDFLAALYNPFGNFKPHLQKLCDGINKMLDEENI is encoded by the coding sequence tGGCCACAGATGTCTTTAATTCCAAAAACCTGGCCGTTCAGGCACAAAAGAAGATCTTGGGTAAAATGGTGTCCAAATCCATTGCCACCACCTTAATAGATGACACGAGTAGTGAGGTGCTGGATGAGCTCTACAGAGTGACCAGGGAGTACACCCAAAAcaagaaggaggcagagaagaTCATCAAGAACCTTATCAAGACGGTCATCAAGCTGGCCATTCTTTACAGGAATAATCAGTTTAATCAAGATGAGCTAGCACTGATGGAGAAATTTAAGAAGAAAGTTCATCAACTTGCTATGACCGTGGTCAGTTTCCACCAGGTGGATTATACCTTTGACCGGAATGTGTTATCCAGGCTGTTAAATGAATGCAGAGAGATGCTGCACCAAATCATTCAGCGTCACCTCACTGCCAAGTCACATGGACGGGTTAATAATGTCTTTGATCATTTTTCAGATTGTGACTTTTTGGCTGCCTTGTATAATCCTTTTGGGAATTTTAAACCTCACTTACAAAAACTATGTGATGGTATCAACAAAATGTTGGATGAAGAGAACATATGA